The following DNA comes from Sphingorhabdus sp. M41.
CTGGACCCGAAATGCGAATGTATTTCACATACGCAATAATTTTGCGGACAAGCGGGACCGGAAGATGATCGCTCACCGTGCTTCCGTTGCCCAGGAAATCCTCGGCCTGATCATTGCGCAAATGGCGAAGAAATCCGAAAGTTCCGAATATCCACATAATTCAATGGCATCTGCGGTTTATATGGGCATTGAGCGTGCGGTATCGGTGCTGAACAACAAGCTTTTGATGAACGACCTTCCGACTGCATATCGCCCCGACAAAACCGGGCTATTGGCCGCCGAAGCCCGATTGTTTGAATTTGGAATTCGCAGTGAACGCGGTGTTCAATGGTGATGCTGGCCAGCTGTCACTAAAGTCCTGCAGGACTATTTGCCCTCGCTACCGATCTTCTTGATATAATCATCAATGCGTTGCCGGTAGGCCGGATTTAACATCAACGCGCTATTTGCCATCCGTTCGACCTGCCTTCCCTGGTCACGGCCGAGGTCCGCGGCCAGTTCGATGGCTATTTTGGCTGCGCCCATTTGCTCGGGATCGCTCTTGGTCAGATGGTGGCAGAATTCCAGCGCCGCTGCGTCAAAATCCTGGTCAGGCAGGACATCGTGAACCAGTCCCATGATCAAGGCGCGATCCGCATCGACCTTCTGGTTACCCATGATCAGCCAGCGCGCCCAGTGGGAACCGCAAATGCGAGTCAGGCGGCTCACACCATTTGATGCGGGCAGCACGCCGAACAGACCCTCGGGAAACGAAAATTTTGCAGCTTTTGCCGCAAGCCTGAAGTCGCAGGACAGTGCCAGTTCAAGCCCGCCGCCGACGCAGGT
Coding sequences within:
- a CDS encoding enoyl-CoA hydratase/isomerase family protein, whose amino-acid sequence is MTEEPHLLTEVRDSILIVSLNRPEKLNALSGETMQLFDEALLRFRDDPGLRVMLVRANGRFFSAGADMKGGSGRKRPETATEIRENHRIGLHGMHRIYDEMEHIEKPIVCAVHATCVGGGLELALSCDFRLAAKAAKFSFPEGLFGVLPASNGVSRLTRICGSHWARWLIMGNQKVDADRALIMGLVHDVLPDQDFDAAALEFCHHLTKSDPEQMGAAKIAIELAADLGRDQGRQVERMANSALMLNPAYRQRIDDYIKKIGSEGK